One genomic segment of Pseudanabaena sp. ABRG5-3 includes these proteins:
- a CDS encoding Rho termination factor N-terminal domain-containing protein, whose product MKPPSIFKIAVEALVTVSLIALLGLLTALTYALLSFLGTEPTAQSLLTSQIETPEVTVRHLTATNPLLPDATVSLPSAKAAPKLKATVKEVKTEIIAEVATKPLTKMTVQELRPLAKERRIPNWRKLKKKELLFYLTA is encoded by the coding sequence ATGAAGCCACCATCAATTTTCAAGATAGCAGTCGAAGCACTTGTGACCGTGAGTCTGATTGCATTACTGGGATTATTGACCGCACTAACCTATGCCCTACTCTCATTTCTAGGGACTGAACCCACGGCTCAATCACTGCTAACTTCTCAGATAGAAACACCTGAAGTCACAGTCAGGCATCTAACAGCTACGAACCCATTACTTCCAGATGCAACAGTATCTTTGCCATCAGCAAAAGCAGCACCAAAACTGAAAGCTACGGTAAAGGAAGTAAAGACTGAAATCATTGCCGAAGTCGCTACCAAGCCACTCACGAAAATGACTGTTCAAGAACTAAGACCCCTAGCCAAAGAACGCAGAATCCCTAACTGGCGAAAACTGAAGAAGAAAGAATTGCTCTTCTACCTAACCGCCTAG